In the Vogesella sp. XCS3 genome, GGATAGCGTGGTGAAAGACAAGGTAGGCGTGGTGGCGCTGCCCAAAGGCGGTGCCGACGGCCGTAACGCCGCCACGCTGGGCGGCTGGCAGCTGGCGGTGTCCAAGTACTCCAAGAACCAGAAACTGGCCGCCGAGCTGGTGACCTACCTCACCAGCAGCAGCGTGCAGAAAATGCGCGCCATCAATGGTGCCTACAACCCCACCATCTCGGCGCTGTACCGCGACCCGGAAGTGCTGAAGGCCAACCCCTTCTTTGGCGAGCTGTACAACACCTTCACCAGCGCCGTGGGTCGCCCGTCCTCGGTATCGGCCGCCCGCTACAACCAGGTGAGCAACCAGTTCTGGAATGCCACCCACGACGTGTTGTCCGGCAAGACCGACGCCCAAACCTCGCTGGCGCAGCTGGACGCCCAGCTCAAGCGCCTGGCGCCGCAAGGCTTTAGCGCCGCCAAGTAAGCCCCTGCCTGCCCTGACCGGGGCGGCACCGGCTGCGGCCAACCTTGGCCGGTGCCCGCCCCGCGGAGAACCCTATGTCTAGCCCAACCCTGACCGCCAGCTTGCCGGCGGGCGGTGCCTTGTCGTCGCTGCAGCGCAGCCGGCAGCGCATGGCCTGGCTGCTGGTGTTGCCCAGCTTGCTGGTGTTGCTGGCCATTGCCGGCCTGCCGCTGGCGCGTACTTTTTTTATGAGCCTGACCGACGCGCAGCTGTCCGACCTGTCGGCACGGCAGTTTGTCGGCCTGGCCAACTACATCGGCGACGCCGGCGTGCTGGCCGACCCGCAATGGTGGGAGGCGGTGCGCAATACGCTGTGGTTTGCGCTGCTGTCGGTGTCGCTGGAAACCCTATTCGGCCTGGGCGTGGCGCTGATGCTGAATCACCCGTCGCCGCTGAAAGCACTGCTGCGTGCCGCCGTGCTGGTGCCGTGGGCCATCCCCACCGTGGTGTCGGCCAAGATGTGGACCTGGATGCTGCACGACCAGTTTGGCGTGATCAACGCCATGCTGCTGTCGGCCGGCCTGATCGACGCGCCGCTGGCGTGGACCGCCGACCCCGACCTGGCCTTTGCCACCATCGTGCTGGTGGACGTGTGGAAGACCACGCCGTTCATGGCGCTGCTGATCCTGGCCGCGCTGCAGATGGTGCCGGGCGATTGCTACGAAGCGGCGCGCGTGGACGGCGTGCCCACCTGGTCGGTGTTCGTCAACATCACGCTACCGCTGATTACCCCGGCGGTGCTGGTGGCGATGATTTTCCGCACGCTGGACGCACTGCGCGTGTTCGACCTGATCTACGTGATGACGTCCAACAGCCGCAGCACCAAGAGCATGTCGGTGTACGTGCGCGAACAGCTGATCGACTTCCAGCTGGCCGGCTACGGCTCGGCTGCCGCCACGCTGCTGTTCCTACTGATTGCGCTGATCACCCTGTGTTACATGGCGCTGGCGCGCCGCCGCATGGAGGGCCACTAAGATGCTGCCCAAACGTTTGCAGGCCACCGACCTGGCCTATTACCTGTTGCTGCCGCTGGTGCTGGCGTTCTCGCTATACCCGTTTGCCTACGCCATCGCCAGCTCGTTCAAGCAGGGCAGTGCGCTGTTTTCCAGCGATTTCTGGCCCAAGACCTGGAGCGCGGCCAACTACGTGGCGGTGTTCGCCGAGCAGCCTTTCGGCCAGAACCTGCTGAACTCGGTGCTGGTGGCGGGCGGCGTGGTGCTGCTGTCGCTGACCGTGTCCTTGCTGGCGGCCTACGCGCTGGGGCGGGTGCAGTTCCGTGGCCGTGGCGTGCTGATGATGACCATCCTGGGCGTGTCGATGTTTCCGCAGGTAGCCATCCTGTCCGGCCTGTTCGAGCTGATCTCCTGGCTGGGCCTGTACGACAGCCTGTGGGCGCTGGTGCTGTCCGACCTGATCTTTACGCTGCCGTTTACGGTGTGGGTGCTGGTGACCTTCATGCGCGAGCTGCCGCGCGAGCTGGAAGAGGCGGCGCTGATGGACGGCGCCGGCGTGCTGACGGTGATCTTCCGCATCTTCCTGCCGCTGCTGTGGCCGGCGGTAGCGGCCACCTCGCTGCTGGCCTTCATCGCGGCGTGGAACGAGTTTCTGTTTGCGCTCACCTTCACGCTGTCCGGCGAGCAGCGCACGGTGCCGGTGGCCATCGCGCTGATTAGCGGCGCCAGCAGCTACGAACTGCCGTGGGGCAATATCATGGCCGCCTCGGTGACTGTCACCGTGCCGCTAATCGTGCTGGTGCTGATATTCCAGCGCCAGATCGTGTCGGGCCTGACCGCCGGTGCGGTAAAAGGCTGATTTTATTTTCGCCACAGAATACACAGAAAACACGGAAAACACGCCCTGGGGCAATGAGGCAAATGGTTTGAATCGCCAAACATGCTGGTTTGAATACATGCCGTGGTTTCTGTGTATTCTGTGGCTAACGAGGTTTTTGCAATGAAACAGAATCAACACTGGTGGCAAAACACCGTGATTTACCAGATTTACCCGCGCAGTTACCAGGATAGTAATGGCGACGGTATCGGCGATTTGCCCGGTATTACCCGCCGCCTGCCGCATATTGCGCAACTGGGCGCCGAGGTGATCTGGATTTCCCCGTTTTTTACCTCGCCGATGGCCGATTTCGGTTACGACGTTTCCGATTATTGCAACGTAGACCCGATGTTCGGCACGCTGGACGATTTTAGCGCCCTGGTTGGCCGCGCCCACGAACTGGGGCTGAAAGTGCTGATCGACCTGGTGCTCAGCCACACATCGGACCAGCACCCGTGGTTTGCCGAAAGCCGCACCAGCCGCAACAACGCCCGCGCCGACTGGTACGTATGGGCCGACCCGCGCGCCGACGGCACACCGCCCAATAACTGGCTGAGCATTTTTGGTGGCAGCGCCTGGCAGTGGGACGCCCGCCGCGGCCAGTACTATCTGCACAACTTCCTCAGCAGCCAGCCGGACCTCAACTTCCATCAGCCGGCAGTGCAGGACGCGGTGCTGGACGTGGCGCGCTTCTGGCTGCAGCTGGGCGTGGACGGCTTCCGGCTGGATACCGTGAACTTCTACACCCACGACGCGCAGCTGCGCGACAACCCGC is a window encoding:
- a CDS encoding carbohydrate ABC transporter permease → MSSPTLTASLPAGGALSSLQRSRQRMAWLLVLPSLLVLLAIAGLPLARTFFMSLTDAQLSDLSARQFVGLANYIGDAGVLADPQWWEAVRNTLWFALLSVSLETLFGLGVALMLNHPSPLKALLRAAVLVPWAIPTVVSAKMWTWMLHDQFGVINAMLLSAGLIDAPLAWTADPDLAFATIVLVDVWKTTPFMALLILAALQMVPGDCYEAARVDGVPTWSVFVNITLPLITPAVLVAMIFRTLDALRVFDLIYVMTSNSRSTKSMSVYVREQLIDFQLAGYGSAAATLLFLLIALITLCYMALARRRMEGH
- a CDS encoding carbohydrate ABC transporter permease, giving the protein MLPKRLQATDLAYYLLLPLVLAFSLYPFAYAIASSFKQGSALFSSDFWPKTWSAANYVAVFAEQPFGQNLLNSVLVAGGVVLLSLTVSLLAAYALGRVQFRGRGVLMMTILGVSMFPQVAILSGLFELISWLGLYDSLWALVLSDLIFTLPFTVWVLVTFMRELPRELEEAALMDGAGVLTVIFRIFLPLLWPAVAATSLLAFIAAWNEFLFALTFTLSGEQRTVPVAIALISGASSYELPWGNIMAASVTVTVPLIVLVLIFQRQIVSGLTAGAVKG